A stretch of DNA from Sphingomonas sp. SORGH_AS_0879:
CCAGAAACACAGCTTCATCGGTAGAACTGAGCGAAACCTCGCGGATCAAACCTACCTCGATCAGCCTCGCAACCTCGGTGGCAGTTTGCCGACCTTTCGCACGCCCATTCTCAAGCTCGCCGAGCGCGGTCGTCGTGATGACGAGTTCCGCCGGCGACCATCGGAGAATGTCCTCGGCGCAGCCCGTCGCGACGAGGTTGATCCAGACGCTGGCATCGCCGACGAGCGATGCCGCCCGCTCAAGCCAGGAGGATTGGCGACTCATCGTCTACCGCTCCTTCAGCTTCAAATTCATCGATCATCTCGCGCGCCTCGACGCGGTCGATATGGAGAAGGCGCGCCAACTGCCCCTCGCTCAGAAGACCGCGCCGCCACGCTTCACTCGCAAGGAGGCTCATGCGCATCGACACTTGCCGTGCGGCATCGGTCTTAGCTGGATCGGGTGGTATCGCGTCGCCGAGCACTTCGCGTGCTTGCTCGTCCGTGATGCCGCCGTGCTCCTTAAACCAGTCCCAGGTGCCGGATTTAGTAAGGCCGAGTTCCTCGAGTCTCCGAACTATTGCTTCGCGCGACACACCGAAGGCGTGTGAAAGAATAATGATATGGCGGCGAGTGAGCCGCGCGGCACCGGCCGTGACATCCTGAAAGCGGGCGGCAACCGCTCGGGCGGGCGTTAGAAAGCAGCGCGCGAAAGCGTTAGCGTAGCGCTCTTCCCGCGATGCTTCAGGCGAATCCGCATAAAGCGCATCCGGTGCGCGGCGGGTGGAAATGAAGTGGCCGGTCTCATGTGCCCCGGTCTGCGTGCGCCGGTCGCGAGGATGCAACGCGTTCAATAGAATGCAGGCACCGGCAGCTTCGTCGAAGGCATAGAGCCCCGAAATCCGGGCCGGCAACTGCCGGACGAAGATGCGCGCGCCCAGTTGGACTTCCAGTAGGCTGACCATATCGTGGACCGGTGCCATGCCAAGCCCTAGCCACTGGCGCAGCTCGCTCGCATCCTGTTCGGCTTGGAGTAAGACGTTGCCGGGCAGCAGGGGGCGCTCCGGCGGGTCGTTGCGCGCACGCTTGATACCGAGCAGGTTTTCCAGTTCCAGCTCCGCTTGGACGAGGCTGTTAAGCAAAGCGACGGCCTCTTCGACTTCTGCATCGCCTTCACCGGTTCGCCGGAAGCGGGGGCGCAAATCAACCTTCGCACTGCTCTGGCGCAGCAGCACGTTGAGTGAGACCGCGATACAGGGCGGCAAGCTTCTGAAGTTCTTCGAGGCGCGCGCGGCGCTGCCCTTGCTCGATGGCGACTAGCGTGGTGCGCGCGACATTCAGTGCCTGTGCCGCCGCGGCCTGGGTCAGCTTCGCATTTTCCCTGGCGTCACGCAGCAGCTCTCCAAGCGCTTCCGGGGCCAGACTGCCTGTCACCGCTGCCACGGCGAGACCTGCGCGAGCTTGGCGACGAAGGAATTCGGCCCGAGACTTTCTTGGAACGCGAGCCATTCGGCGCGATGACGCGCAAGCAACGCCAAGAGCTTCGCCTCAGCCTCGGCCGACGACATTCTGAGGGCATCGGCGGTTTCGCGGGCGACGCGGGCAACCGCGCGACGATGGATGGCAGAACCGGAGAGCGAGGCCAGATGGTCGAGGTGCAGTACACCGGCGATGGCATGCTCGCGAAGCGACGGGGTCATCAGCGTAAAGCCCGCGACCGCGCCTTTCTCGATCTCGGGGGCGGACAGGTCCTCCCAAATATAGTTGGCGGCAGGCTCCTCAACGCCAGCCGCATGCATGCTGAGGCGACGCAACATGCAGGCAGCGCAGATACCGCATTGCCGGCGCTTGCGCTCGAAGCTTACCTGCCGGGCACCCTGCCAGCACGAGCGGGTGTTCGCCCAGTTGGGCGGCTGCGCGAGCTTCTGCGCCGCTGTGACGGTCTCGCCTTTGGTCGACCAGATGCGGGGATACTCGTAACGCGGCGCATTGCCGGTCAAGGCTTCGAACAGCGCTTCGACCCGACAGGTAAAGGCGGGATGGACCCGATAGTCGGGGTGGCTTTGCCCCACGGTGACGAGGATCGGACCAAGGGCGCCCTGACCGCTTTCGGTCACTACGATCCGCTCTACGTTGGCGAGCGCCGCAGCGATGCCTGTAATCACCGCGAATTTGAAACCCCGCGACCGCGCCGACGATTCGACCCGTTGGCCGACATCGAAACGCACCTGATAGGGCACCGACATGAAGCGGCGTTCGCGAGGATCTTTGGAATGAGTGTCGGCGCCCCTGATGCCGAGGCGGACGCGCACGAGCCCGCCCTTTTCGGCATCATCGACGAGCGCCGAAACAGCGCGGGAATCCACACCGTCACTATACGGCATGATCACGCGGTCGCGCACGTCGAAGCCGAGAGAGCCCTGTCCCACGCCCTCGATGTCGCGCATGCGTTGCACGAAGCTGACGATCCACTGATCGCCCGTTAGGAACGAAAGAGCATCCTCAAGTGCATTGTGGACTGCGGGATCCTCCCAACGATCGAGCGAATGGACGGCGACACGCAGGTCGAAGGAGCGTGCCCAGCCCCACGCTGGGCGTTTGACGCTAAGATCACAATATTCGACAGCAGCCGCGATGACGAGAAGGTCGACAAGTTCTGGACGCCAGCCGGTATAGAAATAGCTCTCGAGCCCAACGATTGAGAGATTGATTGCGGACCCGATATTGGCGGCGATCGCGCCGTCGCGAACGTCCGCGCCAAGCTCAACCGCATCGACCACGAACGCGGTCTCGCGTGAGGCATGATAGGTACGGGCGGTCATAGCGGGACTCCAGCGTCGAGATCGGTGAATTGGGCGCGGGTGCGGCGCGTCAGCGGCTCGCCCGTCCGCAGTGCGGCACGCGCCAGAACAGACAGATCGATTTGGCCGTGCGCCGCCTCGAAGCGGTTGCGCACGAACTCCGCGTTGCGGATGCTGTCATCACGCCGGACATGCTCTTCGACCTGGCGGTAATTGCAGAGCAGGCGGTCGGAGAACGCCTCCTCGGCAGCGAACTGAACGGCATCGTCGCCGGTGCGTCCGGTTGCTACGGCATCGATCGCGTTGCGCACGAAAGACGCCTCCAGCGGCGAGACGCAGCCGCGCCGGAGCGCGCCGAGATCTGCCAGAACTTGGTCCGCGAAGAGCGTCTGCTGCCCCAAAGGAGCAACAACGGAAGTGACCGACGCAACAAGTGCCTGCCGGACTTCGGCGCGCCAGTCGGCGTGTGACGCGCGTGTCACGCTTTCGACGATCTCGTCTTGGGAGAACGCCTCCTTGTAAGCGCACTTTGCTGCATGGCGCCAACGAGGCTTCATCGGCAGAGATTTGTACGGGCCATCGCTCATCGGATCGTGCTCCCCGCACTTTAAATGATGCGATGATCTGACATTGTCAATATCCAACGATGGATAAACTGACATTTCTCTGTTCTGGTAGGTGACAGACGTGACCGGTTGATGCAGGAGGCCATAGTAGAGGTCCGAAGGTTAGGCAGGTTTGGCCGGGCTCAGACGATGGCGACACGATCAATAAGCGCGGAAGCATAGGGATGAGCATGCGAAGGGTGACCGGGCGCTCGGCCGAATTTTGCTTATCGTGGGATCAGTGGCGGCCTGTCGCAGCCAAAGTCGATAATCGGCGCCAGATGGCTTGCCTCTAATAGCATGAGTGGCGAGACGTATTCGTCAGATTTATCCAGCGCGGGGCGCCGGTTGATGGGGGCGAACTGAGCCGCGCTTGTTCTGGGTTCAGTATATGTCGGCTACGGCTCTTTGCATGATGAAACCTGCCAGTCCGCAAACTGCCCGCTATGTCGTTCTGCGATGCCGGTCGGGCGAGCGCTGAACGACGGCTTCTGACGATAGCTGCCGTTCGGCAGGGCGCATACAAATGGCAGAAATGTCCCACGATGCGCCGGTTATTGTCGGCAATATTCGACCGATGCTAACCGTTCATGCCGCCTCTTGTGAATGTCTGATCATCAACGCTGGAAATAGCCGTATGCGGTGCTTCCAGCCAGTGTTCCCGGATTTGATACGTCAGAACTATAGTGGACGCGGGAACCCTCGGCGCGGAAGGCCGTGCTGGTCATGGTTGAGGCGAAATCCCGAGCGTAGCGCGCCGATTGAATGCTGCGGGAAGCGCGTAGAGTATCGGAGCGATCATCGCTGAAGGCTCCCGTCTCATCCTTCAAGGGGCCTTTCGTAATTTGGCAGCGGCAAGATAGGCGAGCACTATGCCCGGAGCGGACCGGGCACGGTCAAGATAGCGGGCATTCGCGCGTTCCAGCGATGCCTCGAAGCCTGCCGCGAGGACCGGATCGCGCATGCGGAACAGGGCTGGAATGTCGACCGCCTCGCCTTTGTCGCGCATGGGCTGAGTTTGTTGGTAAATTTCGTCAAGCATGGCCATGGCGCGCTGACGCTCGACTTCTCCGAACGCCGGATCGGCTTCACGATTGACCTCCTGAAGCCAAGCCGCGATCAGCGTCGACAGGATCGAGCTGCTCGTTTGCAGTGGCCAGCACGCAGTGGCGCACGCGTTCAGGGCGGCACGCTCAGGACTGTGCGGTAATGCGGCTTCCTCGGCCGCTTCGATGCGGCGGCGTGTTGCGGTCCATTCACCACGATGCCTGGCAACGCCTGACGCTTCGGCGCGGTGCAGCGCTTGTACCTGGGCATAGGACGATGCCGCGAGGCGCTCCGCCCCCATAGCAGTCAGGAAATGGTCGACGATCCTCTGCGGGATCGGCGACAGGTCGGCGCCCACAGCGACACACTCCACCCAGCGCAGCGCGACCTTGCCGCCGTCATCAGGCCCGGCATAAGCGATCAACGGATCCAGCAAGCCGGCTATTGCGAGCGGGTAGCCGAACCGGGTCGCATAGTCGGCGCTATCCCCCCCTTCGGTAGACACGCCCAAGGGGCTGCCCCCCGAGCCGTCCCAGGATGTGCCGCCGAAGCGAAGCGTGCTATTGGCGATATGGCTTTCCAGTCTGGCGAGCAGTGCGGCCTTGATCGCGGGATCGCCCCCAAAGGCGCCGGTCATAAATGGCTTTCAAGCCAGGCGGTCAATTGCCCGCGCGATTTCAGGCCGACCATCCGGTCGATCTCCATGCCGGCGCGATACAGCGCCAAGGTCGGCAGTGCCCTCGCCGCGAACGGCTTGGCGGTCCCCTGGTCCGCCTCGACGTCGAGCTTGCAGATTTGCAACTCGTCGGCGAAGTCGGCCGCCAGATCGTCGAGGATCGGGGCTAGCGCTCGGCACGGGGCGCATGTCGGGGACCAGAGATCGAACAGGATCAAACCGTCTCGCTCCGCGATGACCGCGGCGACGTCCGAGCCCGTGACGTCGATAACCTTGCCCGTCATGATGGTCGAAATCCTTTCTGCCGTCTCGTCGCGGCGATCTCAGTCGCCGGTCTTGGTCCGGTCGATGGCGGTGGCGATCGCGCCGCCATCCGCGAAGGTCAGCATATGGCTGTGGTGCGCCAGCAGCGTCTCGTCATGCACCACGCTGACGATCGTGGCGTCGGGCAGGGCGGCGCGGACGCTGTCGTAGAAATGGCGCGCATTGCCCGCATCGAGTGCGCTCGTTGCCTCGTCCAGGACCAGCAGCGTCGGGCGATGCAGCAGGACGCGAGCCAGCGCGATCCGCTGCTGCTCGCCGGGAGACAATTCCTCCTGCCACAGGCGTAGCGCGTGCATCTCGGTGGCAAGATGGCCGAGCCGTGCTTGACCGAGCAATGCGGCGATTTCGGCATCGCCATGCTCCTCGGGCCGATCGGGGAAGCAGACCGCCGCCTTGAGCGTACCCTGCGGCAGGTAAAGCCGCTGCGGCACGAACATCGCCCGGCTGTCATGCGCCAGCGCAACGCTGCCCTGCCCGTCGGGCCACAGCCCCGCCAGCGCGCGCACGAGCGTCGACTTGCCGGTGCCCGAGGCGCCCCGCACCGCCCAGCGTTCGCCCTTGCGCACGGTCCAGTCGCCGACGATCGCCAGCTCCTCGCCATGCGGGCGGTGGAGCGCCAGATCTTGCGTCGCCAGGACGACACCCGGAGCGGTGCCCGTACCCACGGCAATTCCGGCAGGCCGCACATCGTCCAGTGCGTCGTCGAGTCCCTTCATACGGTTGAAGTAGCTGACTTGCTGACCGATCAGCTGATAGCTCTTGACGAAATAGCCGAGCTGCATCCCGAGCTGCCCGAAGGCGTCGCGGCCCGCCATCAACTGGCCGAAGGTCATGGTCCCTGCGAGATAGCCCGGCACCATGATGAACAACGGCAGGACCGTCCCCATCCGGTCATAGACGCTGCCCGCCGCAGTGATGCCCAGCGAGCTGTAGATGACGGAGCGAAAATTGGTCCGCACCGCGTCGAACGCCTGATGCAACGCCTCGCGCTCGGTGGAGACCGCGCCCGATAGCCCGATCTGCGCGGCATTGCGCCGCACATGGATCAGCCCGGCACGGAAATCCGCCTCGCGGTGCTGCTGGCGCATCATCGCGCGGACGAAGGGCTGGCCGATCTTGGCCGTCAGCCACGAGCCGATCATCGCATAGGCAACGGCATACCAGACGGTGCTGCCCGGAATGGAAATTGCGGTGCCGCCCAGCGAGAAGCGGATCGGCGGCGCGGTCTCCAGCAGGATCATCGCGAAGGTGACGCCGGTCACGATCGACCCGATCAGCCGCATGACGATGTGCAGCGCGCCGATCGTCATGCCCAATGCGGCGGTGATCGCGTTCAGGTCGTCGGCGATACGCTGGTCGGGATTGTCGATGATCCGCAACCGCTCGATCTCGGCATAGCGATTGCGGCTCATCCAGCGGTCGAGATAGTCGCGCGTCAGAAAGGTCCGCCAGCGGATGGACAAGAGTCCGTCGATGAAATTCTCCGCCAGGATCATGGCGATCTGCATCGCCATGATCCCCAGGAACACGATCATCAGTGGCACCATCTGCGCCTGGTCGCGCTGTTCGATCGCGTCGAAGAAATGTTGCTGCCAGCGATTGGCGCGCAGCATGATGAACGCCGCGCCGAACTGGAAGAACAACAGGGTGATCAACGCGAACCAGGCGAACTTCCAGTCGGACGACCGCCAATAGCCGCTGACCAGCCGCCATGCGTCCGTCCATCGGGCAGTGGCGTCCTGGGGTGGGGCCAGGCCCGTCTCGCGACGGACCTCGCCGCTTTGGGTGGGTTGCGGCATCATCGGCGGGTCATCCTCGATCAGAAAAAGCGATAGCCGACGGTCAGTCGCCAGCTACGCGGCTCGCCCAGCGGAATATAGTTGTCGAACCGGGTCGGCGCATAGGATTTGCGGTCGAACAGGTTGCGGACGCCGACATTGATGTCGATGTCGCCGACCGACAGGAACCCGTTCAGATTGACCAGCGCGGCGCCATCGATCCGGTAGGTGTTCAGACGATCGATCGCCGAACTCGAACGGCCCGCCACCCCGGCCCCCAGACCGGCGCGCATGTCGTTGCCGACCTTGCGCTCATAGGACGCATAGAGGTTGTACACGTCGCGCGGCTGGCCGTTGACGGTGTTGCCGATCGTCCGCGTCGGCACAAGAAATGTGTAGCTGGTCCGCGTAAACGCCGCCGAAAGGGTCAGGCCGGCCAGCGGCGTGCCGCTGACGTTCAGGTCGATGCCTCGGCCCAGCTGTCCGGGCAGGGCGATCGAGAAACCGGGATGGAGCGGATCGCGGTCGATGAGGTTGCTCTGTCGGATACTGAAATAGGATGCGTTGATCAGCATGCGTTTGTCGAACAGGTCCCACTTGATACCGGTTTCGGCATTGCGGCTCTTGATGTCGCCCAGCCTTTCCTTCGCGGCGTTCAGCGTGAACGTCGGCGTGTATCCATAGGCCAAGGTGCCGAACACGGACAGCTTGCTGGTAATATCGACCACGGCCCCGAAATTGGGCGTGGTGGCCGTCGCATGGTTCGAATTGGGTCCGAAACCGGCGACGACCGAGGTGAAGTCCAAGATGTTGTGACGGACCGCCGCCATCAGGTGGATCGGACCGAAGCCAACGAGATATTGGCCGTAATAGCCACGCTGCTTGCCGATGATCGTCGACCGCTCTCGATAGATCGTCGCGAGCGACGGCAGGGTTCCGCCGGGGGTGAGGAAGTTATAGGGGAACATATCCCCATCGGCGGCATAGATCGCATCAGTATCGCTTTTCACATTGGTCGCGCCGACCACGATCTTGTGGTTCACCGGGCCGGTATCGAAGGCGATACGGGCAAAGCCGTCAACTGCATCGCTGGTCGACGTCTGGCGCACGCCGCTGCTGGACACGAGCAACAGGCCGTTGTTGTTCAAGACGGCGAAGGGGGAATATTGCGATAGCGCGAAGGTCGCGTTCTGATGCTGGCCGCGCAGTACGACGGTCAGCCAGTCGGTCAGCTTCTGGGTCAGTTCGGCATTGATCTGCGTCGTGCCATTACGAGCGAACTGCTCGCGCCCGCCCAGCAGCGGTCGGTCCCAGGCAACGTCGAACGGCTTTTTGGTCGCCTTGTTCAGCACGGTGTACGGCACCATGCCGAAATATTGCGTGCCCGCCACGCCGGAGACGATGACATCGGTCGTCGCGTTCTTGTACCGCAGCGAGGGGGCGAACAGATAATCCTCGTTGCCGCGATAGCCGCCGAAATTGCGGTCGGCGGTCGCGGCCGTGGCGATGATGCGCGCGCTCAGGCGATTGTCGTCGGTCAGGGCCCGGTTGGCGTCGATGGTTCCCCGGACCAGGCCGAACGATCCGGTATCCATCGATGCGTAGAGCCGCTCCTCGGCATTGGGTTTCTTGGTGACGATGTTGATCGTGCCGCCCAGATTGTCACCGCCCAGCAGGATCGCGTCGGGGCCTTTCAGCACCTCGATGCGCTCGATATTGACCAGCGACTGGGTCGTGCCCGCCGCAAAGCTGGAGCTGGAGACCGAGGGCAGGCCGTTGACCGCACCGTTCGAGTCGAAGCCACGCACCGAATAGCTGATGCCGCCCTGCACCGTGGCGGTGTTGACGACGACGCCGCCCGCATTGGCCAGACCCTCGGCGATGGTCTGCGCCTGTTGTCGTTCGAGCAGTTTCGCCGAGATGACCTGGGTGTTGCGCGCCTGTTCCCGAAGCGACTGGCCGAGCCGCGACGAACTGGTCGCGCCGCGGACGAGCACGCTGTCCTCTGCTTCGTTGGGCTGTGCGGTGACGACGACGTCGTTCAGGATGGAGATCGCGCCCGTATCGCTGACATCGACCGCGACGGGCAGGCCGCGCGTCGCCTGCGCGACAGCGTCACGCTCGGACCGGGCATTGACGACGGGCTTGGCGGTGATCCCGCGCACCGCGTCGGGATCGATGTTCAGCGGCTTGCCCCATTCCGCGGCGATCCGCTGCAACGCCTCGCTCAGCGGCAAGGCGGGTTGCGACATCACCCGGTCCTGCGCCGAAGCGACGCCCGGTGCGGTGGCGGCCACCAGCGCCAACAGGCTGGCGGCGACATAATGACGTGTACCCATATTCAATTCCCCCCATGTCATTGATGGATAACAATCCGCGCCTGCCCTGCCGGGCATGTTCGCGGCCCTCTTCAGCGCGCCGTGGGGATCACCACGGGCGTGCCAAGCCTGAGATTCGTGAACTGGTCGCGGATGCGCTGCCAGTCGCCGACCAGAACCCAATGAACCGTGTCCGGATCGGACAGCGCCCCGGTTGCGCCCCGCAGCTGCCCCAACGTCAGAGACTGGAGCCGGATCGGCTCGCGCACGACATCGTCATGGGGCAGCCCATCGGACTCGGCGTCCGCCATGGCCTGGAGCAGGTTGGCATTCCCCTCCAGCTTGGCCGCGCTCTGGTTGGCCACGCTGGTCGCGATACGGGTCAGCTCGCGCTGCTCGGGCGGACGATCTCCGTTCAGGCCGCGCATCTCCTTAATCAGCTCCGCGACCGACTCCCCGCTATGCTCCCGGCTGACCGAGCCTGCGAGAATCCAGCGACGCTCGCCGCGTGTGTCGTAAAGCCCGGAGCCGATGCCATAGGTCCAGCCCTTGTCGACGCGCAGGTTGCTGCCGATCCGGGCGGTCGAATTGCCGCCATAGAGCTCGTTGACGGTCCAGGCCGCGGTCGCCTCCGGGCTACCGGGCGTGGCGGCCGGGATCACCTTGCCCGCCATGATGAAGGT
This window harbors:
- a CDS encoding ImmA/IrrE family metallo-endopeptidase, with product MLLRQSSAKVDLRPRFRRTGEGDAEVEEAVALLNSLVQAELELENLLGIKRARNDPPERPLLPGNVLLQAEQDASELRQWLGLGMAPVHDMVSLLEVQLGARIFVRQLPARISGLYAFDEAAGACILLNALHPRDRRTQTGAHETGHFISTRRAPDALYADSPEASREERYANAFARCFLTPARAVAARFQDVTAGAARLTRRHIIILSHAFGVSREAIVRRLEELGLTKSGTWDWFKEHGGITDEQAREVLGDAIPPDPAKTDAARQVSMRMSLLASEAWRRGLLSEGQLARLLHIDRVEAREMIDEFEAEGAVDDESPILLA
- a CDS encoding helix-turn-helix transcriptional regulator → MAAVTGSLAPEALGELLRDARENAKLTQAAAAQALNVARTTLVAIEQGQRRARLEELQKLAALYRGLTQRAAAPEQCEG
- a CDS encoding 7-cyano-7-deazaguanine synthase, which produces MTARTYHASRETAFVVDAVELGADVRDGAIAANIGSAINLSIVGLESYFYTGWRPELVDLLVIAAAVEYCDLSVKRPAWGWARSFDLRVAVHSLDRWEDPAVHNALEDALSFLTGDQWIVSFVQRMRDIEGVGQGSLGFDVRDRVIMPYSDGVDSRAVSALVDDAEKGGLVRVRLGIRGADTHSKDPRERRFMSVPYQVRFDVGQRVESSARSRGFKFAVITGIAAALANVERIVVTESGQGALGPILVTVGQSHPDYRVHPAFTCRVEALFEALTGNAPRYEYPRIWSTKGETVTAAQKLAQPPNWANTRSCWQGARQVSFERKRRQCGICAACMLRRLSMHAAGVEEPAANYIWEDLSAPEIEKGAVAGFTLMTPSLREHAIAGVLHLDHLASLSGSAIHRRAVARVARETADALRMSSAEAEAKLLALLARHRAEWLAFQESLGPNSFVAKLAQVSPWQR
- a CDS encoding co-chaperone YbbN, with amino-acid sequence MTGKVIDVTGSDVAAVIAERDGLILFDLWSPTCAPCRALAPILDDLAADFADELQICKLDVEADQGTAKPFAARALPTLALYRAGMEIDRMVGLKSRGQLTAWLESHL
- a CDS encoding ABC transporter ATP-binding protein/permease; the encoded protein is MMPQPTQSGEVRRETGLAPPQDATARWTDAWRLVSGYWRSSDWKFAWFALITLLFFQFGAAFIMLRANRWQQHFFDAIEQRDQAQMVPLMIVFLGIMAMQIAMILAENFIDGLLSIRWRTFLTRDYLDRWMSRNRYAEIERLRIIDNPDQRIADDLNAITAALGMTIGALHIVMRLIGSIVTGVTFAMILLETAPPIRFSLGGTAISIPGSTVWYAVAYAMIGSWLTAKIGQPFVRAMMRQQHREADFRAGLIHVRRNAAQIGLSGAVSTEREALHQAFDAVRTNFRSVIYSSLGITAAGSVYDRMGTVLPLFIMVPGYLAGTMTFGQLMAGRDAFGQLGMQLGYFVKSYQLIGQQVSYFNRMKGLDDALDDVRPAGIAVGTGTAPGVVLATQDLALHRPHGEELAIVGDWTVRKGERWAVRGASGTGKSTLVRALAGLWPDGQGSVALAHDSRAMFVPQRLYLPQGTLKAAVCFPDRPEEHGDAEIAALLGQARLGHLATEMHALRLWQEELSPGEQQRIALARVLLHRPTLLVLDEATSALDAGNARHFYDSVRAALPDATIVSVVHDETLLAHHSHMLTFADGGAIATAIDRTKTGD
- a CDS encoding TonB-dependent siderophore receptor, giving the protein MGTRHYVAASLLALVAATAPGVASAQDRVMSQPALPLSEALQRIAAEWGKPLNIDPDAVRGITAKPVVNARSERDAVAQATRGLPVAVDVSDTGAISILNDVVVTAQPNEAEDSVLVRGATSSSRLGQSLREQARNTQVISAKLLERQQAQTIAEGLANAGGVVVNTATVQGGISYSVRGFDSNGAVNGLPSVSSSSFAAGTTQSLVNIERIEVLKGPDAILLGGDNLGGTINIVTKKPNAEERLYASMDTGSFGLVRGTIDANRALTDDNRLSARIIATAATADRNFGGYRGNEDYLFAPSLRYKNATTDVIVSGVAGTQYFGMVPYTVLNKATKKPFDVAWDRPLLGGREQFARNGTTQINAELTQKLTDWLTVVLRGQHQNATFALSQYSPFAVLNNNGLLLVSSSGVRQTSTSDAVDGFARIAFDTGPVNHKIVVGATNVKSDTDAIYAADGDMFPYNFLTPGGTLPSLATIYRERSTIIGKQRGYYGQYLVGFGPIHLMAAVRHNILDFTSVVAGFGPNSNHATATTPNFGAVVDITSKLSVFGTLAYGYTPTFTLNAAKERLGDIKSRNAETGIKWDLFDKRMLINASYFSIRQSNLIDRDPLHPGFSIALPGQLGRGIDLNVSGTPLAGLTLSAAFTRTSYTFLVPTRTIGNTVNGQPRDVYNLYASYERKVGNDMRAGLGAGVAGRSSSAIDRLNTYRIDGAALVNLNGFLSVGDIDINVGVRNLFDRKSYAPTRFDNYIPLGEPRSWRLTVGYRFF